In Fundidesulfovibrio magnetotacticus, a single window of DNA contains:
- a CDS encoding M16 family metallopeptidase: MMRRLFVVLFVAVAVAAGFVLHDRLQRTPATTPPQEQAAPAPAPQAPASLVPAEAPASPPAAQADAAPVPALAAPDIPPVVDGRILAKLPNGLTVLIQEDHRFPLVAQRLYVRAGSAYETPGQEGLSHLLEHMAFNSTGKRPKGGAARDIEAAGGDANAATSFDYTQYMANLPAAAWKMGLDVLQDMVWNAAFNPEELEQEKKVVIAELERGQDEPGQRLFQMSQAQVWKGMGYAHPIIGTRETVQAATPESLRAYVRRLYQPQSMLLVVVGDVDAREAYSEAARLFGTQANDRDALPPPTADMPPNAAGPTSNAAALDLRKASLRLSFAVPGMHSAKDGPLEVLCDILGGGRTSRLHRKLVYDLQLADSVSVGAITLERGGMLSVDATLDPAKLPEFWRALVTELAALKASDFTAEEMDRARLGIEDSLLRARETLSGLASKLAYYHFFGFGDPGEANAVYAVRNTDPAELQGLIDTYLNPANASLSLLLPGKDQGEAREAAQRFVAALAAAWPKPAPAAAKDPDAKSTGVEVIELGQGRTLVLLPDPTMPYASVALSWRGGDALLTPGQQGLGELTAKALTRSTLKRSTHQLEDDLADRAASLAATSGRDGFTVSASYPARFSKDVLEILAEAILEPAFAPDEIERAAKLQLAQIAQAQDRPMSLAFRHLFPYLYPGSHYGYLRAGTPEAVAAFTPEDARAYWEAQRALPWTMAVCGVFDRQEILELAQRIGATPATAAPGFTQPAWTGEKQLALNLPGRNQTHILRVYPVPGRTSPDSPALELLKTALAGQGGLLFKDLRDNQGLGYSVTAFLWQAQETGFLAFYIGTTPEKRQQALDGFDRIARDIAAQPLPLELLQRAMNSLEGDYYQDRQSLSSRSHEAAGNLAFGLPLDYERELLAKARQLGPEDVRKLAAQVLDPEKARLLVIEP; the protein is encoded by the coding sequence ATGATGCGCAGGCTCTTCGTCGTGCTTTTCGTGGCGGTCGCCGTGGCCGCAGGTTTCGTGCTCCACGACCGGCTCCAGCGGACACCGGCGACCACGCCGCCGCAGGAGCAGGCCGCGCCCGCTCCCGCCCCCCAGGCTCCGGCCTCTCTGGTCCCGGCCGAAGCCCCAGCCTCGCCTCCCGCCGCACAGGCGGACGCCGCGCCCGTCCCGGCGCTTGCGGCCCCGGACATCCCCCCCGTGGTCGACGGCCGCATCCTGGCCAAACTGCCCAACGGGCTCACCGTGCTCATCCAGGAGGACCACCGCTTCCCCCTGGTGGCCCAGCGCCTCTACGTGCGCGCCGGGTCCGCCTACGAAACCCCCGGCCAGGAAGGCCTGAGCCACCTCCTCGAACACATGGCCTTCAACTCCACCGGCAAGCGCCCCAAGGGCGGCGCGGCCCGGGACATCGAAGCCGCCGGGGGCGACGCCAACGCCGCCACCAGTTTCGACTACACCCAGTACATGGCCAACCTCCCGGCCGCCGCCTGGAAGATGGGCCTGGACGTGCTCCAGGACATGGTCTGGAACGCCGCCTTCAACCCCGAGGAACTGGAACAGGAAAAGAAGGTGGTGATCGCCGAACTGGAGCGGGGACAGGACGAACCCGGCCAGCGCCTTTTCCAGATGAGCCAGGCACAGGTCTGGAAGGGCATGGGCTACGCCCATCCCATCATCGGCACGCGCGAAACCGTCCAGGCCGCCACGCCCGAGAGCCTGCGCGCCTATGTGCGCCGCCTCTACCAGCCCCAGTCCATGCTCCTGGTGGTGGTGGGCGACGTGGACGCCCGCGAGGCCTACAGCGAGGCCGCCCGGCTCTTCGGAACGCAGGCCAACGACCGCGACGCCCTCCCGCCCCCCACCGCCGACATGCCCCCCAACGCCGCAGGACCCACCTCCAACGCCGCCGCCTTGGACCTGCGCAAAGCCAGCCTGCGCCTGAGCTTCGCCGTGCCCGGCATGCACTCCGCCAAGGACGGCCCACTGGAAGTGCTCTGCGACATCCTGGGCGGCGGGCGCACGTCGCGGCTGCACCGCAAGCTCGTCTACGACCTCCAGCTCGCCGACTCCGTGAGCGTGGGGGCCATCACCCTGGAGCGCGGCGGCATGCTCTCCGTGGACGCCACCCTGGACCCCGCCAAGCTCCCCGAATTCTGGCGGGCCCTCGTGACCGAGCTGGCCGCCCTGAAGGCCTCCGACTTCACGGCGGAGGAAATGGACCGCGCCCGCCTGGGCATCGAGGATTCCCTCCTGCGCGCCCGCGAAACCCTCTCCGGCCTTGCCAGCAAGCTCGCCTACTACCACTTCTTCGGCTTCGGAGACCCCGGCGAGGCCAACGCCGTCTACGCCGTGCGCAACACCGATCCCGCCGAACTCCAGGGACTCATCGACACCTACCTCAACCCCGCCAACGCCAGCCTCTCGCTGCTCCTGCCCGGAAAGGACCAGGGCGAGGCCCGCGAAGCGGCCCAACGCTTCGTCGCAGCCCTGGCCGCCGCCTGGCCCAAGCCCGCCCCGGCCGCCGCCAAGGACCCCGACGCCAAGTCGACAGGCGTCGAGGTGATCGAACTGGGGCAGGGCCGCACCCTCGTGCTCCTGCCCGACCCCACCATGCCCTACGCCTCCGTGGCCCTCTCCTGGCGCGGCGGAGACGCCCTGCTCACGCCCGGGCAGCAGGGTCTGGGCGAACTCACGGCCAAGGCCCTCACGCGCTCCACCCTCAAACGCTCCACCCACCAGCTGGAAGACGACCTGGCCGACCGCGCCGCCAGCCTCGCCGCCACCTCCGGCCGCGACGGCTTCACAGTGAGCGCCAGCTACCCCGCGCGCTTCTCCAAGGACGTGCTGGAAATCCTGGCGGAAGCCATTCTGGAACCCGCCTTCGCGCCGGACGAGATCGAACGCGCCGCCAAACTCCAGCTCGCCCAGATCGCTCAGGCCCAGGACCGCCCCATGAGCCTGGCCTTCCGCCACCTCTTCCCCTACCTCTACCCGGGGAGCCACTACGGCTACCTGCGCGCGGGAACCCCCGAGGCCGTGGCCGCCTTCACCCCGGAAGACGCCCGCGCCTACTGGGAGGCCCAGCGCGCGCTGCCCTGGACCATGGCCGTCTGCGGCGTCTTCGACCGCCAGGAAATCCTCGAACTGGCCCAACGAATTGGCGCCACCCCCGCCACCGCCGCCCCCGGCTTTACCCAGCCCGCCTGGACCGGCGAAAAACAGCTCGCGCTCAACCTCCCGGGACGCAACCAGACGCACATCCTGCGCGTCTACCCCGTGCCCGGCAGAACCAGCCCCGACTCCCCGGCCCTGGAACTGCTCAAGACCGCCCTGGCCGGGCAGGGCGGGCTGCTCTTCAAGGACCTGCGCGACAACCAGGGCCTGGGCTACTCCGTCACCGCCTTCCTCTGGCAGGCCCAGGAGACCGGCTTCCTGGCCTTCTACATCGGCACCACCCCGGAGAAACGCCAGCAGGCCCTCGACGGCTTCGACCGCATCGCACGCGACATCGCCGCGCAACCCCTGCCCCTCGAACTGCTGCAACGCGCCATGAACTCCCTGGAAGGAGACTACTACCAGGACCGCCAAAGCCTCTCCAGCCGCAGCCACGAAGCCGCCGGAAACCTGGCCTTCGGACTGCCGCTCGACTACGAGCGCGAACTGCTCGCCAAGGCGCGCCAACTGGGTCCCGAAGACGTGCGCAAACTCGCCGCCCAGGTGCTCGACCCGGAGAAAGCCCGCCTGCTGGTCATCGAACCCTGA